The Streptomyces sp. Mut1 genome window below encodes:
- a CDS encoding alpha/beta fold hydrolase codes for MDWTLDEEFETPGGVMRWGSVGSGEPLVLVHGTPYSSFLWRDIAPALGRTREVFFFDHLGFGQSEQREGQDLSLAAHSVNFARLLDHWGLPSPSVVAHDIGGAVALRTLLLEERDYRDLTLFDAVSGGEWERGLFRLFLEHEEVFRELPGYAHEALVASHLRHATQAGFRPGVLEAFLEPWRREAGQAAFYRQYTQIRQADTAAYEHLLGGISIPVRLIWGREDRILPPQYAEWLHERVPHSELHWIEGAGHLLQEDAPGRLLACLTAGDRQG; via the coding sequence ATGGACTGGACGCTGGACGAGGAATTCGAGACGCCCGGAGGGGTGATGCGGTGGGGATCGGTGGGCAGCGGGGAACCACTCGTGCTGGTGCACGGCACGCCGTACTCCTCGTTCCTCTGGCGGGACATCGCTCCCGCGCTCGGCCGCACCCGCGAGGTCTTCTTCTTCGACCATCTCGGCTTCGGCCAGTCGGAGCAGCGGGAGGGCCAGGACCTGAGCCTGGCGGCGCACTCCGTGAACTTCGCGCGGCTCCTCGACCACTGGGGACTGCCGAGCCCCAGCGTGGTGGCGCACGACATCGGCGGTGCGGTGGCGCTGCGGACCCTGCTGCTGGAGGAGAGGGACTACCGGGACCTGACCCTGTTCGACGCGGTGAGCGGCGGTGAGTGGGAGCGCGGGCTCTTCCGGCTCTTCCTGGAGCACGAGGAGGTCTTCCGCGAGCTGCCGGGTTACGCGCACGAGGCGCTGGTCGCCAGTCATCTGCGGCACGCGACGCAGGCCGGCTTCCGGCCGGGGGTTCTTGAGGCCTTCCTCGAGCCGTGGCGGCGGGAGGCGGGGCAGGCGGCGTTCTACCGTCAGTACACCCAGATCAGGCAGGCGGACACCGCCGCGTACGAGCACCTGCTGGGCGGCATCTCGATCCCGGTACGGCTCATCTGGGGCCGCGAGGACCGTATCCTCCCTCCCCAGTACGCCGAGTGGCTGCACGAACGCGTCCCGCACTCCGAACTGCACTGGATCGAGGGCGCCGGCCACCTCCTCCAGGAAGACGCGCCGGGCCGGCTGCTGGCCTGCCTGACGGCCGGTGACCGACAGGGGTGA
- a CDS encoding FecCD family ABC transporter permease: protein MPVPDPRRRAGWLLAGAVMLLAAVLLSLTVGSRQIAPGDALQALFHSGGSDDAQVVRALRVPRTVIGVLAGAALALAGTVMQGITRNPIAEPGILGVSQGASVGVVAAIAFFGVHSLGGYVWFAFAGAALAGVGVYAVASGGRGGASPIKLALAGAAMNAFLASLVSGIATTNARALDEFRFWQVGSISGRDGEVIGQVWPFILVGIVLVAAMARGLDALALGDDAARNLGNNVALLRALGALGATVLTGAAVASVGPIAFTGLAVPHIARALVGTAHRWVLPLAAMLGPVMLLGSDVLGRILFPPSEVPVAVMTALIGVPFLIALVRRRSVVAA from the coding sequence ATGCCAGTCCCTGACCCCCGCCGGCGGGCGGGCTGGCTGCTGGCCGGTGCGGTGATGCTGCTGGCCGCCGTCCTGCTGAGCCTCACCGTGGGCAGCCGCCAGATCGCGCCCGGCGACGCGCTCCAGGCCCTGTTCCACAGCGGCGGCAGCGACGATGCCCAGGTGGTCCGGGCCCTTCGGGTGCCCCGGACGGTCATCGGCGTCCTCGCGGGCGCCGCGCTCGCCCTCGCGGGGACGGTCATGCAGGGCATCACCCGCAACCCCATCGCGGAACCGGGCATCCTCGGCGTCAGCCAGGGCGCGTCGGTGGGCGTGGTGGCCGCGATCGCGTTCTTCGGTGTGCACTCGCTGGGCGGTTACGTGTGGTTCGCGTTCGCCGGCGCGGCACTGGCCGGGGTCGGTGTGTACGCGGTCGCCAGCGGCGGGCGGGGCGGAGCTTCGCCGATCAAACTCGCGCTCGCGGGGGCCGCGATGAACGCGTTCCTCGCCTCGCTCGTGTCGGGGATCGCCACCACCAACGCGCGCGCTCTCGACGAGTTCCGCTTCTGGCAGGTCGGCTCGATCAGCGGGCGCGACGGCGAAGTGATCGGCCAGGTATGGCCGTTCATCCTGGTCGGCATCGTCCTGGTCGCCGCGATGGCGCGGGGTCTGGACGCCCTCGCGCTGGGTGACGACGCGGCCAGGAACCTCGGCAACAACGTGGCGCTGCTGCGGGCGCTGGGGGCGCTCGGAGCGACCGTGCTCACCGGGGCCGCGGTGGCCTCGGTCGGCCCGATCGCGTTCACCGGCCTGGCCGTCCCGCACATCGCCCGTGCGCTGGTGGGCACGGCCCACCGCTGGGTTCTGCCCCTGGCGGCCATGCTGGGCCCGGTGATGCTCCTCGGCTCCGACGTGCTCGGCCGTATCCTCTTTCCGCCCTCGGAGGTGCCGGTGGCCGTCATGACCGCCCTGATCGGCGTACCGTTCCTGATCGCGCTGGTCCGGCGCCGCTCGGTGGTGGCCGCGTGA
- a CDS encoding BlaI/MecI/CopY family transcriptional regulator produces the protein MPKERRDERRQHGELVADVLAVLWEAGRPMTAQQVNAMLGRGVARTTMATILSRLYEKGTLRRVPVTRGFAYEPVQDEAGLVAVRMRRELESDSRRDLVLKRFVSSLSEDDEATLRRLLLEAGGEPG, from the coding sequence GTGCCCAAGGAGCGTCGGGACGAGAGACGTCAGCACGGCGAACTCGTCGCGGACGTGCTGGCGGTGCTGTGGGAGGCAGGCAGGCCGATGACAGCGCAGCAGGTGAACGCGATGCTCGGCCGGGGGGTGGCCAGGACCACGATGGCCACCATCCTGAGCCGTCTCTACGAGAAGGGCACGCTGCGGCGCGTCCCGGTGACACGTGGTTTCGCCTATGAGCCCGTACAGGACGAGGCGGGGCTCGTCGCGGTCCGCATGCGGCGGGAGCTGGAGAGCGACTCCCGCCGTGACCTGGTGCTGAAGCGGTTCGTCTCGTCCCTCTCCGAGGACGACGAAGCGACCTTGCGGCGGCTGCTCCTGGAAGCCGGGGGCGAACCCGGGTGA
- a CDS encoding FKBP-type peptidyl-prolyl cis-trans isomerase, with product MSEPTKPVVVVPEGAAPTEPVIRDLVVGDGPEAQPGRVVQVHYVGVTFASGREFDSSWEGNRPFKFAVGGGKAIKGLDRGVRGMRAGGRREIIVPPRLGYGKQSPSASIPPGSTLVFVVDLLTVVGGPGRA from the coding sequence ATGAGCGAACCGACCAAGCCCGTAGTCGTGGTTCCGGAGGGTGCCGCGCCCACGGAGCCGGTGATCCGGGACCTCGTGGTCGGGGACGGTCCCGAGGCGCAGCCGGGCAGGGTGGTCCAGGTCCACTACGTGGGGGTCACGTTCGCGTCCGGGAGGGAGTTCGACTCCTCCTGGGAGGGGAACCGGCCGTTCAAGTTCGCCGTGGGCGGCGGCAAGGCCATCAAGGGCCTCGACCGGGGCGTGAGGGGAATGAGGGCCGGCGGCCGGCGCGAGATCATCGTGCCCCCGCGTCTCGGCTACGGCAAGCAGTCGCCCTCCGCCTCGATCCCGCCGGGCTCGACCCTGGTCTTCGTCGTGGACCTGCTCACGGTGGTGGGCGGGCCCGGCCGGGCCTGA
- the efeB gene encoding iron uptake transporter deferrochelatase/peroxidase subunit, with the protein MSDQQREAAFSRRAVLGWGGAGLALGAAAAGGVAVAAGGGGDNGPSGGGSVPFHGPHQAGIATAVQDRLHFAAFDVKTDDRAELIRVLKDWTRAAERMTAGHAVGDGAYGGVPEAPPDDTGEALGLPPSRLTLTVGFGPSLFDHRFGLAKRRPSALVDLPKFPGDNLDPVRSNGDLCVQACADDPQVAVHAIRNLARIGFGKVAVRWSQLGFGKTSSTTPDAQTPRNLFGFKDGTRNVSGTDTAGLDRHVWAAQQPGAAWMAGGSYLVARRIRMNIETWDRTSLQEQEDVFGRDKQEGAAVTRAKEHDEPFLKAMKPDSHVRLAHPDSNHGATILRRGYSFTDGTDGLGRLEAGLFFLAYQRDPRTGFIPVQSGLARSDALNEYIQHVGSALFAVPPGVRDTDDWWGRALFT; encoded by the coding sequence ATGTCCGATCAACAGCGCGAGGCAGCCTTCTCCCGGCGCGCGGTGCTCGGCTGGGGCGGCGCCGGGCTCGCTCTCGGCGCCGCGGCGGCGGGCGGCGTGGCGGTCGCGGCCGGCGGCGGAGGGGACAACGGCCCGTCCGGTGGCGGCTCCGTCCCCTTCCACGGCCCCCATCAGGCCGGCATCGCCACCGCGGTGCAGGACCGGCTGCACTTCGCGGCCTTCGACGTGAAGACGGACGACCGCGCCGAGCTGATCCGCGTGCTCAAGGACTGGACCCGCGCCGCCGAGCGGATGACGGCGGGACACGCGGTCGGCGACGGCGCGTACGGAGGCGTCCCGGAGGCGCCGCCCGACGACACCGGCGAGGCACTCGGCCTGCCGCCGTCCCGCCTCACGCTGACCGTCGGCTTCGGGCCCAGCCTCTTCGACCACCGGTTCGGCCTGGCGAAAAGGCGGCCGTCCGCGCTGGTCGACCTGCCGAAGTTCCCCGGCGACAACCTGGACCCGGTCCGCAGCAACGGGGACCTGTGCGTACAGGCGTGCGCGGACGATCCGCAGGTCGCCGTGCACGCCATCCGCAATCTGGCCCGGATCGGGTTCGGAAAGGTCGCGGTGCGCTGGTCGCAACTCGGCTTCGGCAAGACGTCGTCGACCACGCCCGACGCGCAGACACCGCGCAACCTGTTCGGCTTCAAGGACGGCACACGCAATGTCTCGGGCACCGACACCGCCGGCCTCGACCGGCACGTCTGGGCCGCACAGCAGCCCGGCGCCGCCTGGATGGCGGGCGGCTCCTACCTGGTCGCCCGCCGCATCCGGATGAACATCGAGACCTGGGACCGCACCTCGCTCCAGGAGCAGGAAGACGTCTTCGGCCGCGACAAGCAGGAGGGCGCCGCGGTCACCAGGGCCAAGGAGCACGACGAGCCGTTCCTCAAAGCCATGAAGCCGGACTCGCACGTCCGGCTCGCGCACCCGGACTCCAATCACGGGGCGACCATCCTGCGGCGCGGCTACTCCTTCACCGATGGGACCGACGGCCTCGGGCGCCTGGAGGCCGGCCTGTTCTTCCTCGCCTACCAGCGCGATCCGCGCACCGGGTTCATCCCCGTCCAGAGCGGCCTGGCGCGCTCCGACGCCCTCAACGAGTACATCCAGCACGTGGGTTCGGCCCTGTTCGCCGTCCCGCCAGGCGTCCGCGACACGGACGACTGGTGGGGCCGGGCGCTGTTCACCTGA
- a CDS encoding FecCD family ABC transporter permease, whose product MSHSEAVATTRLRPAGHAVLRRGRVSFLLHRRTVLVAVTLTVLLACAVVAYLCVGESFVAPAEVVRVLFGRPSPDELVVGTLRLPRLVVGLLAGAAFGVAGALVQTVARNPLASPDVIGVTHGAGAATVAALSFNAVAADALPYVSVAGGMAAALLVYVFAWRGGLHSSRFVLVGIGVSVALGSLTQLLLTKGDYLVAQQAKVWLTGSLNSRGYEEAGPLVVVLLIGVPAAVWAARAQRSASFDDDTATSLGVRLGRSRLGLTALGVVLASVATGAVGPVDFVALLAPQIARRLTRTAQTPLLSSALAGALIVVIADLLARRLFSPIELPTGVLTAVVGAPYLMWLIVRTRSRSGGTAS is encoded by the coding sequence GTGAGCCACTCCGAAGCCGTCGCCACCACCCGCCTGCGCCCCGCCGGGCACGCGGTGCTGCGGCGCGGACGCGTGAGCTTCCTCCTACACCGCCGGACCGTCCTCGTCGCCGTGACCCTGACGGTGCTGCTCGCTTGCGCGGTCGTGGCGTACCTGTGTGTCGGTGAATCGTTCGTCGCGCCGGCGGAGGTCGTCCGCGTCCTGTTCGGCCGCCCCAGCCCCGACGAACTCGTGGTGGGCACGCTGCGGTTGCCTCGGCTGGTCGTGGGACTGCTCGCGGGGGCCGCGTTCGGCGTCGCGGGGGCGCTGGTGCAGACCGTCGCCCGCAACCCGCTGGCCAGCCCCGACGTCATCGGCGTCACACACGGGGCGGGGGCGGCCACGGTGGCCGCGCTGAGCTTCAACGCCGTCGCCGCCGACGCGCTGCCCTATGTCTCCGTAGCCGGTGGCATGGCCGCGGCCCTGCTCGTGTACGTGTTCGCGTGGCGCGGCGGGCTGCACTCCTCCCGCTTCGTACTGGTCGGCATCGGTGTGTCGGTCGCGCTCGGTTCGCTGACCCAGCTGCTGCTGACCAAGGGCGACTATCTGGTGGCCCAGCAGGCCAAGGTCTGGCTGACCGGCTCGCTCAACAGCCGTGGTTACGAGGAGGCGGGACCGCTCGTCGTCGTGCTCCTGATCGGTGTGCCGGCGGCCGTGTGGGCCGCGCGGGCACAGCGTAGCGCGTCCTTCGACGACGACACCGCGACCTCGCTCGGTGTACGTCTGGGCCGGTCCCGGCTCGGGCTGACCGCGCTCGGCGTGGTCCTGGCCTCGGTGGCCACCGGCGCGGTGGGACCGGTCGACTTCGTCGCACTGCTCGCCCCGCAGATCGCGCGCCGGCTCACCCGCACCGCTCAGACCCCGCTGCTGTCCTCGGCACTGGCGGGCGCGCTGATCGTCGTGATCGCGGACCTGCTGGCCCGCCGCCTGTTCTCCCCGATCGAGCTGCCGACCGGCGTCCTCACCGCCGTGGTGGGTGCCCCGTACCTGATGTGGCTCATCGTCCGTACCCGCAGCCGTTCCGGAGGCACCGCGTCATGA
- a CDS encoding ABC transporter ATP-binding protein: MSRPSASRLSAHDLTLAYEDRTVVEGLDLEIPDGKVTIVVGPNACGKSTLLRALGRLLKPRRGAVLLDGRELTGFPAKQIGRTIGVLPQSPTPPDGITVADLVARGRQPHQKWWQQWSQADEHAVAEALERTNTAGLADRPVDELSGGQRQRVWIAMALAQDTELLLLDEPTTYLDVAHQVEVLDLVRRLNLERGRTVVAVLHDLNQAIRYADHLVAMKDGRIVAEGAPDEVVTTDMVQEVFGLSSVIIPDPITGGRLVVPGYSWQPAPAEKTHAH; encoded by the coding sequence ATGAGCCGCCCGTCCGCCAGCCGCCTCTCGGCGCACGATCTGACCCTGGCCTACGAGGACCGCACCGTCGTCGAGGGCCTGGACCTGGAGATACCGGATGGCAAGGTCACCATCGTCGTCGGGCCCAACGCCTGCGGCAAGTCCACCCTCCTGCGGGCGCTCGGCCGCCTCCTCAAGCCGCGGCGCGGCGCCGTGCTGCTGGACGGTCGCGAACTGACCGGCTTCCCCGCCAAGCAGATCGGCCGGACCATCGGTGTCCTGCCGCAGTCCCCCACGCCGCCCGACGGCATCACCGTCGCCGACCTCGTCGCGCGCGGCCGTCAGCCTCACCAGAAGTGGTGGCAGCAGTGGTCACAAGCCGACGAGCACGCCGTGGCGGAGGCTCTGGAGCGTACGAACACGGCCGGCCTCGCCGACCGGCCGGTGGATGAGCTGTCCGGCGGTCAGCGCCAGCGCGTGTGGATCGCCATGGCCCTGGCGCAGGACACCGAACTGCTGCTGCTCGACGAGCCCACGACGTACTTGGACGTCGCCCACCAGGTGGAAGTCCTGGACCTCGTGCGCCGTCTCAATCTCGAACGCGGCCGCACGGTCGTCGCCGTCCTCCACGATCTCAACCAGGCCATCCGCTACGCCGACCACCTCGTCGCCATGAAGGACGGCCGCATCGTCGCCGAGGGGGCGCCCGACGAGGTCGTCACCACCGACATGGTCCAGGAGGTGTTCGGGCTGTCCTCCGTCATCATCCCGGACCCCATCACCGGTGGCCGGCTCGTCGTCCCCGGCTACAGCTGGCAGCCCGCCCCGGCGGAGAAGACGCACGCTCACTGA
- the efeO gene encoding iron uptake system protein EfeO, with translation MSARPRPLLLGTAAIAVAVTLSGCTQKASGEDGAVSVTASDSACKVSTTEFPAGHVSLALENKGSRVTEVYVLFPDDRIAAERENLGPGTKATLVTELGPGDYEIACKPGMKGDGIRQKVKLTGRNAAAERSPEADAAVAAYRSYVLAQAEQTLPKAKAFAAAVEAGDVEKAKKLYAPSRIGWERTEPVAESFGDIDPKVDVREDGLEDGQDPETDWTGWHRLEKALWQDKKIGDREKELAGRLMTDLDAWVKKVGTAEITPTSMANGAKSLLDEVALNKVTGEEERYSHTDLVDFKANLEGARKSYDLLKPIARKNDSSLARELDKQFASLTKQLDVYRTDDGADQDSYTYRSYDKVSEAERKDLSDGVNALAEPLSKLAAAVAK, from the coding sequence ATGTCCGCCAGACCCCGTCCCCTTCTCCTCGGCACCGCGGCGATAGCCGTCGCCGTGACGCTGTCGGGCTGCACGCAGAAGGCGTCGGGTGAGGACGGCGCGGTCTCCGTGACCGCGTCGGACTCCGCGTGCAAGGTCTCCACGACCGAGTTCCCGGCCGGGCACGTGAGCCTGGCGCTGGAGAACAAGGGCTCCAGGGTCACCGAGGTGTACGTCCTGTTCCCCGACGACCGGATCGCGGCGGAGCGGGAGAACCTGGGCCCCGGCACCAAGGCGACCCTGGTCACCGAACTCGGGCCGGGCGACTACGAGATCGCGTGCAAGCCCGGCATGAAGGGCGACGGCATCCGCCAGAAGGTGAAGCTCACCGGCAGGAACGCGGCCGCCGAGCGCAGTCCGGAAGCCGACGCCGCGGTCGCCGCCTACCGCTCCTACGTACTGGCGCAGGCCGAGCAGACCCTGCCGAAGGCCAAGGCGTTCGCCGCCGCGGTCGAGGCCGGTGACGTCGAGAAGGCGAAGAAGCTGTACGCGCCGTCCCGGATCGGGTGGGAGCGCACCGAGCCGGTCGCCGAGTCCTTCGGTGACATCGATCCCAAGGTCGACGTCCGTGAGGACGGCCTGGAGGACGGCCAGGACCCCGAGACGGACTGGACCGGCTGGCACCGCCTGGAGAAGGCGCTGTGGCAGGACAAGAAGATCGGTGACCGGGAGAAGGAACTCGCCGGCCGGCTGATGACGGACCTGGACGCCTGGGTGAAGAAGGTCGGTACCGCGGAGATCACCCCGACGTCCATGGCCAACGGCGCGAAGAGCCTGCTGGACGAGGTCGCGCTCAACAAGGTCACCGGCGAGGAGGAACGCTACTCCCACACCGACCTGGTCGACTTCAAGGCCAACCTGGAGGGCGCGCGCAAGTCGTACGACCTGCTGAAGCCGATCGCGCGGAAGAACGACTCCTCGCTCGCCAGGGAACTCGACAAGCAGTTCGCGTCCCTGACCAAGCAGCTGGACGTCTACCGCACCGACGACGGCGCGGACCAGGACTCCTACACCTACCGGTCCTACGACAAGGTCTCCGAGGCCGAGCGCAAGGACCTCTCCGACGGGGTCAACGCGCTGGCCGAGCCGCTGTCCAAGCTCGCCGCCGCCGTCGCGAAGTGA
- a CDS encoding ABC transporter substrate-binding protein, giving the protein MSHRRRGTAAVALAVAAALSLAACGADSSGSGSSAQGSGTKDSKSVAKGGKDFGDAAAKTAALGTDAAPGQWPRTVKHAMGSTEIKARPERVVVLDVGELDNVVSLGVKPVGLAPTEGSPELPSYLKKDAGSPKNIGTINSLNLEAIAALKPDLILGSQLRAANSYDELSKIAPTVFSIRPGFTWKENYLLNAAALDKTAQAEANLASYKKKAEALGDKLGADKPTVSMVRYLPDGVIRLYANASFIGTILKDVGIPRPKNQDIADLAAEVSAENIDQADADYIFTGVYGEAKATDKSKAQANPLWKNLKAVKDGHAYDVPDETWYLGLGVTAADEVLDDLQKRLTD; this is encoded by the coding sequence ATGTCACATCGGCGCCGCGGTACCGCCGCAGTCGCTCTCGCCGTCGCCGCCGCACTGTCACTGGCCGCGTGCGGCGCCGATTCCTCCGGGAGCGGCTCGTCCGCCCAGGGGTCGGGGACGAAGGACTCGAAGTCGGTCGCCAAGGGCGGCAAGGACTTCGGCGACGCGGCGGCGAAGACGGCGGCGCTCGGCACGGACGCCGCGCCGGGCCAGTGGCCCCGCACGGTCAAACACGCCATGGGCAGCACCGAGATCAAGGCGCGGCCCGAGCGTGTGGTCGTGCTGGACGTCGGTGAGCTCGACAACGTCGTCTCGCTCGGCGTGAAGCCGGTCGGCCTCGCCCCGACCGAGGGTTCGCCGGAACTCCCGTCGTACCTCAAGAAGGACGCGGGCTCGCCGAAGAACATCGGCACCATCAACAGCCTCAATCTGGAGGCGATCGCCGCGCTCAAGCCCGACCTGATCCTGGGCAGCCAGCTGCGCGCCGCCAATTCCTACGACGAGCTGTCCAAGATCGCGCCCACCGTCTTCTCCATCCGTCCCGGCTTCACCTGGAAGGAGAACTACCTCCTCAACGCCGCGGCACTGGACAAGACGGCGCAGGCCGAGGCGAACCTCGCCTCGTACAAGAAGAAGGCCGAGGCCCTCGGGGACAAGCTGGGGGCCGACAAGCCGACCGTGTCGATGGTCCGCTATCTGCCCGACGGTGTGATCCGGCTCTACGCCAACGCCTCGTTCATCGGCACGATCCTCAAGGACGTCGGCATCCCGCGCCCCAAGAACCAGGACATCGCGGATCTGGCCGCCGAGGTCAGCGCCGAGAACATCGACCAGGCCGACGCCGACTACATCTTCACGGGCGTCTACGGCGAGGCGAAGGCCACCGACAAGAGCAAGGCGCAGGCCAACCCCCTGTGGAAGAACCTGAAGGCGGTCAAGGACGGGCACGCCTACGACGTGCCGGACGAGACCTGGTACCTGGGTCTCGGCGTCACCGCCGCCGACGAGGTGCTCGACGACCTCCAGAAGCGCCTGACGGACTGA
- a CDS encoding M56 family metallopeptidase encodes MTYVLAAVVTALALPWAGAALARRLADRLAPRWACWTLTCAAVLLAGGTISVLVGLFHVPFLASLERLPLSRVLDEWPAAVPVACAAGIVMLAQLVLLVRRWARHRSLLRRAWLSADEGTGDGDLLVVPGTDVDAFALPGYRGRGGRVVVTSGMVRSLKSGEREVLLAHERAHLAGRHHLLSAVVDLAAVVHPAIGGLRETLAFHLERWADEEAAAAVGDRRATAAAIARAALAGAAHGRAAGYPLLSATSGPVPRRVQALLLPEPAAPRGGVRRAGVVAGAGTVLVTAVAALALAYGLHEYVEYAARRLVGASSG; translated from the coding sequence GTGACGTACGTCCTGGCCGCGGTCGTGACGGCCCTCGCCCTGCCGTGGGCCGGGGCGGCCCTCGCGCGGCGTCTCGCCGACCGGCTGGCGCCCCGCTGGGCCTGCTGGACGCTGACCTGCGCGGCGGTCCTGCTGGCCGGCGGGACGATATCCGTGCTGGTCGGGCTGTTCCACGTGCCGTTCCTCGCATCGCTGGAGCGGCTGCCGCTGTCGCGCGTGCTGGACGAATGGCCGGCGGCGGTGCCCGTCGCCTGCGCGGCCGGAATCGTGATGCTCGCGCAACTGGTGCTGCTGGTGCGGCGCTGGGCCCGGCACCGTTCACTGCTCAGGCGTGCCTGGCTGTCGGCGGACGAAGGCACGGGCGACGGGGACCTGCTGGTGGTCCCCGGCACCGACGTGGACGCCTTCGCGCTCCCCGGATACCGGGGGCGCGGCGGCCGGGTCGTCGTGACGTCCGGGATGGTGCGGTCGCTGAAATCGGGCGAGCGCGAGGTGCTGCTGGCGCACGAACGGGCGCACCTCGCCGGGCGTCACCATCTGCTGTCGGCGGTCGTCGACCTGGCCGCGGTCGTGCACCCCGCGATCGGGGGGCTGCGCGAGACGCTGGCCTTCCACCTGGAGAGGTGGGCGGACGAGGAGGCCGCCGCGGCCGTGGGGGACCGGCGGGCGACCGCCGCGGCGATCGCCCGCGCGGCCCTGGCGGGCGCCGCCCACGGCCGTGCGGCCGGGTATCCGCTGCTGTCGGCCACGAGCGGCCCGGTGCCGCGGCGCGTCCAGGCCCTGCTTCTTCCCGAGCCCGCGGCCCCGCGCGGGGGTGTACGTCGCGCGGGCGTCGTCGCCGGGGCGGGGACGGTGCTCGTGACGGCGGTCGCCGCCCTCGCGCTGGCCTACGGGCTCCACGAATACGTGGAGTACGCGGCGCGACGGCTGGTCGGAGCGTCGTCGGGCTGA
- the efeU gene encoding iron uptake transporter permease EfeU: protein MFGNYLIGLREGLEAGLVVCILIAYLVKTGNKNRLTPVWTGVAIAVALSLAFGALLQFGSSALTFQAQEILGGTLSILSVGLVTWMVFWMRRTARHLKSELHDRLDAALALGTGALVATALFAVGREGLETSLFIWTAVQASGDGVRPLVGALLGLATSVVLGWLFYKGTLRINLAKFFRWTGAMLVLVAAGVLAYGIHDLQEGDVLPGLRTLAFDISGTVPPDSWYGTLLKGVFNFQPDPTVLQVIVWLLYLVPVMAVFLAPQRTAPPADAPRPASRLSTD, encoded by the coding sequence GTGTTCGGCAACTACCTGATAGGACTGCGCGAGGGTCTGGAGGCCGGCCTCGTCGTCTGCATCCTCATCGCCTACCTCGTCAAGACCGGCAACAAGAACCGGCTCACCCCCGTGTGGACGGGCGTGGCCATCGCCGTCGCGCTCTCGCTCGCCTTCGGCGCCCTGCTCCAGTTCGGGTCCTCCGCCCTCACCTTCCAGGCGCAGGAGATCCTCGGCGGCACCCTCTCCATCCTCTCCGTCGGCCTGGTCACCTGGATGGTGTTCTGGATGCGCCGCACCGCCCGCCACCTCAAGAGCGAACTCCACGACAGGCTCGACGCCGCCCTCGCACTCGGCACCGGGGCCCTGGTCGCCACCGCCCTCTTCGCGGTCGGCCGCGAGGGGCTGGAGACCTCCCTGTTCATCTGGACCGCCGTGCAGGCCAGCGGCGACGGGGTCCGCCCGCTCGTCGGCGCCCTCCTCGGCCTCGCCACCTCGGTGGTCCTGGGCTGGCTGTTCTACAAGGGCACCCTGCGCATCAACCTGGCCAAGTTCTTCCGCTGGACGGGGGCCATGCTCGTCCTCGTCGCCGCCGGCGTCCTCGCCTACGGCATCCACGACCTCCAGGAGGGCGATGTCCTGCCCGGCCTGCGCACCCTCGCCTTCGACATCAGCGGTACCGTCCCGCCCGACTCCTGGTACGGCACCCTGCTCAAGGGCGTCTTCAACTTCCAGCCCGACCCGACCGTCCTCCAGGTCATCGTCTGGCTGCTCTACCTCGTCCCCGTCATGGCGGTCTTCCTCGCCCCCCAACGCACCGCCCCGCCGGCGGACGCGCCGCGGCCGGCGAGCCGGCTGAGCACCGACTGA
- a CDS encoding ABC transporter permease has protein sequence MLLATAVTVTALARLSPDQGLGRAREVLTAGVRAAVQLAAVSAVIGWVIHHGAALLGFVLLMYAVAVRTAGRRITSNGTWWWAALPIAAGVLPAVLLLLATGLLPPRGITLIPVTGILIGGALTATVLAGRQSLAALEQRHGEVEAGFALGMAERDIRIEIARPAASEALVPGLDQTRTVGLVTLPGAFVGMLLGGADVLTAGAVQLFVLIALMAVQALAVTVTLELVARARITAPRRDRA, from the coding sequence ATGCTCCTGGCCACCGCCGTCACGGTCACGGCACTGGCGCGGCTCTCACCGGATCAGGGCCTCGGCCGCGCCCGCGAAGTGCTGACCGCCGGGGTGCGCGCGGCCGTCCAACTGGCCGCGGTCTCCGCCGTGATCGGCTGGGTCATCCACCATGGCGCCGCCCTGCTCGGCTTCGTGCTGCTGATGTACGCCGTCGCCGTACGCACCGCCGGCCGCCGGATCACCTCCAACGGCACCTGGTGGTGGGCCGCCCTGCCCATCGCGGCCGGGGTCCTGCCCGCAGTCCTCCTTCTGCTGGCCACCGGTCTGCTCCCGCCGCGCGGCATCACGCTCATCCCGGTGACCGGCATCCTGATCGGTGGCGCGCTCACCGCGACCGTCCTGGCCGGGCGCCAGAGCCTGGCCGCCCTGGAGCAACGGCACGGTGAGGTCGAGGCGGGATTCGCGCTCGGCATGGCGGAACGCGACATCCGGATCGAGATCGCCCGCCCGGCCGCGTCCGAGGCCCTCGTCCCCGGCCTGGACCAGACCCGCACCGTCGGTCTGGTCACCCTGCCCGGCGCGTTCGTCGGCATGCTCCTGGGCGGAGCGGACGTGCTCACGGCCGGAGCCGTCCAGCTCTTCGTCCTCATCGCCCTCATGGCCGTACAAGCCCTCGCTGTCACCGTCACGCTCGAACTGGTCGCCCGCGCCCGGATCACCGCGCCCCGCCGCGACCGGGCGTGA